A single window of Brevundimonas vitisensis DNA harbors:
- a CDS encoding PqqD family protein — protein MPTWKRCEDWVGTEVEDHLIMLHLESGRYVALNDTAAEAWRLLEAPRDEAWLVEAMTAVFSVAPEHCKESISKLLDQMDRLELVERSA, from the coding sequence ATGCCCACCTGGAAGCGGTGTGAGGACTGGGTCGGCACTGAGGTGGAAGACCACCTGATCATGCTGCACCTCGAGAGCGGGCGCTACGTCGCCTTGAATGACACGGCCGCTGAAGCCTGGCGCTTGCTTGAGGCTCCGCGCGACGAAGCTTGGCTGGTTGAGGCCATGACAGCAGTCTTTTCAGTTGCGCCAGAACACTGTAAGGAATCAATCTCCAAGCTCTTGGACCAAATGGATAGACTTGAGCTCGTTGAACGCTCTGCCTGA